The following are encoded in a window of Pseudomonadota bacterium genomic DNA:
- a CDS encoding DUF3780 domain-containing protein: protein MPRGHWHKIADGVKRVFNERLKAEKLATSRWTSGVNKVERLLGKELCVLAWGIEKVDLDRVPITLKNWSGFKPEERWWLFSMTAANAGTVEDSERGWRRALFHALTDGTDELKAKRKRPMRTKQDIQTALPFAA, encoded by the coding sequence ATTCCGCGTGGGCATTGGCACAAGATCGCCGATGGCGTTAAGCGCGTTTTCAACGAGCGTCTCAAAGCCGAAAAGCTCGCCACGAGCCGCTGGACGTCGGGGGTGAACAAGGTCGAGCGGCTGCTCGGCAAGGAATTGTGCGTGCTCGCCTGGGGTATCGAGAAGGTCGACCTCGATCGCGTTCCGATCACGCTAAAGAACTGGAGCGGCTTCAAGCCGGAGGAGCGGTGGTGGCTTTTCAGCATGACCGCCGCGAACGCCGGCACGGTGGAGGACAGCGAGCGCGGGTGGCGCCGGGCATTGTTCCACGCCCTAACGGATGGCACCGACGAGCTCAAGGCGAAACGCAAGCGGCCCATGCGTACTAAACAAGATATACAAACCGCGCTGCCTTTTGCCGCGTAA